Within the Eleginops maclovinus isolate JMC-PN-2008 ecotype Puerto Natales chromosome 5, JC_Emac_rtc_rv5, whole genome shotgun sequence genome, the region ATCTGCGCCGACTTCACTTCTGTCTCTCCCAGGGCAGCAGCTATGACCCTGCGGACGGTGCTGTTGTCTCTACAGGCTCTCCTTGCTGCAGCAGAACCAGATGATCCCCAGGATGCAGTAGTAGCAAATCAGGTGATTAAgattttctctctcacacacacacacacacacacacacacacacacacacacacacacacacacacacacacacacacacacacacacacacacacacacacacacacacacagccttatTCCCATTAACATAACTGTAGCAAACTTTAGCTTTGAGTTTGCTTGACAATTGTATGGAAAAGTGAATACACTGTGACTCTCTCTACTTTCAGTGTTCGTTGATGTTGTAATGTTTCAATAAATTCTCACtgatctctctgtcttcctcctcagtACAAGCAGAACCCAGACATGTACAAACAGACAGCGAGGCAGTGGTCTCACGTCTTTGCAGGCGCACCTGTCTCCAGTCCAGACTACACCCGCAAAATAGATAAACTCTGTGCCATGGGCTTTGATAAGGTCAGAACCACTCTCTGTTTTATTATACAAATGACATGTATGTATTGAACAAAGTATGGTGTGGGTCAGAAAAGTTGGGAGGGCTTTTGTTTGAAAGTTAAGCTAAGCCGATTATTTTACTCTTATAAAATGAATGGGCTATGAATCATAATTCTTCAGCAATGCGGGCAATTTTCAGATTCTGTGATAATAAAGCATGTATCTCTTTAAGGATAGGACTGTTAGTCTCAGGAAACAAGAGATTTGAGTATGTAGCTTTAGGCTCTGTGAACTTCTGCTTGGTATTTCTATGTTActgttttctgacctttcaTAGACTGAACAAAAACTAcacagtatataaaaaaaacagccattataATTGTAATTGCTGACTTATTTAAACGCAGTGAGCACAGTAGTACCACTGTAGTCTCTCTGTCTACAAATGTACTCTTGAGTCCAAATTTTACTAACGCATCATTACTTTTACTAAGCTGTTAAAGGGTTGACACATTTCATGCTCATTAAAGCctactttaaaaacaatcttTTTGTCTCTTGCAAACAGAATGCAGTTGTAGCAGCCTTGTCTTCAAAATCCTGGGATGTGGAAACGGCGACAGAGCTGCTCCTGAGCAACTAAAGCGTAGCCAGGTGTGAGGATCCCAAACTCCCATTGTCATAACATCAGCTCCCCCCCAGCATCCATTCCACCATTGCCTTTTGTTACACAGACGACCCCCCACACTCCCCCCATTCACCACAGCAGTGTGAGCCTTCTTCATAACAAGTTGGTTTGCTCGAACTCAACACCACAATCGCCAATGTGCACAGCGCCCTGCCACTACCGTCTGTTCTTCCACTAACTCAACATGTTTACTTGAAAAGACCACAAGAAACTTCAATCATGCATCTTGACTTCCATGCCCATTATTTACATTGGATTTGAAACTTCTTTTTCCACATGTCTTTGTTCCTGAATATTGCAAACAATCACATAACTGCCATTGCTTGAGGATTAAACCCTGTGAAGGAAGTCCTGGGTCCTGCTCTCTCAGTGCATCACCATTTCGCTCTCCAGCAAACGTTTGGCCCTGGTCTCACTGTATTACATTTACACAGCTGGATAGTGTTCTGCAAAGAGCAATATAATGGATTCTCCCTAACGGTTTATCTCGGATGCTTTAATTACCTGCAGAGTTTTTTTCGATCAGTAAATGTAGGTAAGATCACACAAACATCTGAACAGAAGTTATCTGTAAATAGATGCGtgtacatttgaaaatacaatgggatatacttttttttccttacATGGCATTGTAgaacaaattattttaaacataaactaTGCCTAGTTTACAACTTTATCAAGAGATATCTTTATATGCTTTTGTGATTTACCAGAAAATCCCTCTGAACGgcctgttgtgctttttttcttagATTGTTGTTTAGGGAAGGCACAACATCCTGGTCCTAGTGGGACAGGAGAGCCAGCTCAGGCCACCTTTTCTTGTCTTTGCAAGTTCTCTGCTGCCTTATTTTATTCGGCCAAATGGTGTGGTGATGGGGGGCTGTCTGTTCAACATAACTTCACACTTTGTAATCTGTGGAGAGACACCTGGAAGCTCGGCAAGCAACTGAGGCACTATCCGTAGGGAACCAGTCTTTTCTGTTGAAAATCTTCTCTCCTGCTCTGAACAGATTGGCACGGTATGACAGTGACTCTGAATTTCATCAAGTGTTTTGAGTTTgcaatgctgtgtttttattaatttcagAGCATCACTTTCAGCCACGTGTCAAGGACCTGCTCACCCTCAGTCCTGCTGAAGTAGAACATTTAGGGCTTTATTGCTTGTCAGTGATCCCATCCCGCAGGACTCAATCAAAAACCTTTGCCCATATAACGGTGAAGCAATCAGACATGCTTTACTACTCAGCCAATTAAAATGCTCATTGAAGTCGACTTATGAGTAGTAAAATAGGCTGGCACTCCTCTGAAGCACATAGCAGGCCAGCTGTGTTTCCAGACATTTTTGATTTAAGGTACAAGGACTGTGAAGAAATGCTCAGCATACAGAGAAGTGGGGTGTCAATCAATCCTCACACATGgcctttcttttaaaaaggaaatgtcttCCTTTTGCTCGCCCTCCACGTCAGTCCCTTCCAATGCAGTTATCGTGCTCTATCTCCACAGTGTAGCCCAGAGCCCAAAAGAACCCTGGTTCAGAGGTAGAAGGAGCGCACCATTTCTGTTCATTGTAAATAGTCCAGTTCTTAATAAAGAGCTGTCTCGTATCACGAGTGCACCATTGATGGCTGGATCTATATTttgtaagaaaaagaaaggacaaaaaactgaaatgaagcCCCCTCCCCTATTTTTTCTCACTATGTAATATATTGCACGATGAAGCATAAAATAAGGGGCTGTTCGCATCTCAGTTTATCCATTTGGATTGAgaattattttcctcttttttcttggAAGTGAGCATCAGCAGTATAAAAAGCATGGTTATTTATTGTGACAGTGTCATGtttctttgattaaaaaaagtggaaaatcaAGTTTGCTTTTGTCGTGTCTTTTGGGTGAAACGCACTTCATAAACACTGATCGAGACAAATGTACTGCATGGTGACATCTAagagcatttatttttctggaaaaaaattaaatatgatCATGAGAATAGGCATACTTGAACTACATTAGAAATAAGTCGTCAACGCATCCTGCAAGGTTTCAAATCACCCAATTACTTAAAAGCAAGCTTTACCCCGCCGTACATCTgaagtacaaaaacatatttaatcgTAAAAGAACAAAAACCTGAACATAGTTGTATAGTAATATCATTTATGCATTCAAAAGTGAAGTAATAAGTCATACTTcagaagtaaaaaacaaaactgtaattaatacCCAGCTCGATTCCAGAGCCCCTGACCGGTGCAAGGGGATGATGCCCCAAAAGGAGCTTGGAGCAGAAATGTTTGACAGCTTAAATGTGTCCATAAACACTAGAAATAACCAAAAGGCTTTAAAAGCTTTACAGGTGGCAGTTAATAGGCCCGAGTTCTCCTGGACTTTGAGGTGATATAATCAAGCTAAAGCACCTCAACATACCAAAGATAGAAGTCTAAACATACTCAAGTTTATAAAATGTTGGTGTTGGTAGAGCTGCTGAATGCACAAATCTTATGCTACAGTATAATGTTCCCATATTCCAGTCATAGCAACCGTTTGGGATATTCATAAGGTTCAACTGCAAAGTTGAACATGGgtatttacaaaatacaacTCAAGGTAAAACTAGTGagctcaaaacaaacaaaaaatatatattgtgcaACAGATTTGAAGAGGAAGAGGTCAGGAGACATACATTAGGATTTTCCCAGGGAATTTAATAAGCAACAATCAACCAGATTAAAACGTTTGTAAAATGTccatcctgttttttttcttaaaaatggcTCCACAAAAGAAGCAAAGAGCAACAAAcaagggaaaaaataacatgtttttttgagtAAGACCTACATACGATGCGCATCAAATCATGACTATAAGGTATTTAAAACCTTCTAAGATGTCAGATTTGTGtctgcgtgcgtgtgtgtgtgtgtgtgcgcgtgtgtgtgtgtgtgtttgttttaagaaaGGTCCATAATGTGTCCAGGAAAGCTTTAGAGTCAGAGGAGGGTGCACGCAGCGGAGGTACGAGGCAGAGTCCGGCCTGTTCGCTACGGTCTTGATTTCACCTTCACCGGTTTCCTCTTTACCTGAAACACAGCAAAAGGTTTGGACTCAGTGTTGGCACGGTAACACAGGAACAAACATTGATGTAATTATCTGCGGCTGGTTGCTTCAAGAATAACACTTtccttaaaacatttctttaacagTAATTCTGTAaacaaatgaattcaaatgtataaaCTCATACAGAAACCTTTTCTAATAATAACCTGTTTGTGtattgttcaataaaaaaagcacaacagaaCTTCCTGGAGTCTTTTCATCACAGTGAAGATAACAGACCTATATTCTAACCTTTGCTAACTGATCATTTCTGTCAACCAGCACCTACCATGCAACAGTTTCCTTTTAGGACGTGggatacagtggtatgcaaaagtttgggcacccctctgagatttcatgacaatttgcttttcctttataatagaagatcacagcaacaacatttgttttcctacaaagatgtagacgttttagtgttttccagaccaaaattcttagggtagcattacatagttttattataataaaataaaatgcaaaaaatgggatgtgcaaaagtttgggcacccttataaatagcattcatttcaacacctgtacggatttatagctgacaggttgctgcacaaaattgctttgattagctcattagaccttcaattacaaagacaggtggaaccaatcatgaaaaaggctatttaacataggtaatagctggctgtgcctggcctaggttctttcttagggagtggcaagatggggacctcaaaacaactctccactgacctgaaagctaagataatccaacattataaattaggagaagggtacaaaaaattatctgacaggtttaaactgtctgtctccacagtcagaaacgtagttgtgaaatggaaggccacaggaacagtccgtgtgaaggaaagatgtggtaggccgacaaaaataggggaaaggcacaggcgaaggatggtgaaaatggtcacagagaagccacagaccacctccagagaactacaacaacatctggctgctgatggtgtagttgttcaccgttccacaatccagcgtactttgcaccaggaagagctcattggaagggtgatgtgcaaaaagcctttcctgagtgttaatcacaagaagagtcgcatgaggtatgcaaaagcacatctggacaagccagaagcattttggaacaaaatactgtggtcagatgagaccaagattgagttatttggtcataacatgaacaggtatgcatggcgaaaaaaacacactgcattcaatgaaaagaacttgttgcccactgtaaaatttggtggaggatctatcatgttatggggctgtgtggctagcacaggtactggaaaacttgttaaagttgagggccatatgaattccttacagtaccaggagattcttgacaagaatgttctagagtcagtcacaaagttgaagctacgccggggttggatttttcagcaggacaatgatcctaagcaccgatcaaaatccaccaaggaattcatgcagaagcacaggtacaatgttctggaatggccatcccagtccccagaccttaacatcattgaaaatgtatggatttatttgaagaaggctgtccatgcacggaggccaagaaacctgactgaactggagacgttttgtgtggaagaatgggccaaaataccacctgccaggcttaagggacttgtctgtggctacaggaggcgtctacaggccgttattgcagcaaaaggaggcaatactaaatattaatggaattatttcttaggggtgcccaaatttatgcacatgcctatttttgtttgaatgcacataaacatgtttctgtttgaccaataaaagttatttcactactgagatgtttctgttaccataaggtataacatatgttaaaatgaagttgctgcttcaaaagctcagcaagtgacaaactgatgcagtggttttcctaaggggtgcccaaacttttgcataccactgtatatcgATATTATTCGTGTTTCAGGAGCATTCCTTTGACGTATACAACGCAATTGGAAATTGGAATACACTCAATTGGGGTTTTCACCGCAGCTAGCAGCACACATCTCCTCACCCGCTTAACACCAGCTGTGTCCATTACTTACTACTGATCAGTCACTTATGAATAGGCATAATATTAATAACTTACAAACATaggtaaaaaaatgtaaataaggtTCATAAGGTTAACCACAGGAGCAACATGAATGCAGTTGGAAAAGGAGCAACGTTTAAGTAGGAAGCAAAACATGGGGTGTATGCATGGCTGCATGTTAACGTggctatttattttaaatactaacTGCTTAgtagaaacattttcttttccggAAAAAGTGCAAAACCCTGAATAAGTTGTGCCTTTAAACATTCACTGTGACAGTCGCTTTGTTTATAAACATCCTGGACTAAACTGACTCACTGCCAGCCCACTTTTGGGCTCTCCCTGCCTGCCAGAAGGAACTCCCCTCCTTGTAGACTTGGTATCTCCCTGGTTGTACGAGTCGAACCAGTCCGCCTGGTTGTTCTGCCCTTCTGTGATGGggtgtctctctctttccttcctgccCTCTGTGATGGACTCTATCTTAGTGTCGCTTGTGCCCAGGAAGGGGGCGACTAACGCTACAGCTCTCCTTGTCTTCTCTCCCGACTGCCGCTTTCTCAATTTTTCATTCTCTCTGCTCACAAACAGCCACCCGAAAAGAAAGAAGTTAACATCTGAAGGATGAAAGGACTTATGTTCAATCCAACAATAGGATAATAAGTTACCAGTGAACCAGGAATTCAAACTGAACAGCAGCACTGTCAAGAATTTTCATGTCGATTGTCTTATTCAAGAAGCTAAGCTAAATACTTTTCTGCTGcaaccttttgtttttcctgcactCTCACCTCTGCAAGTCGATCTGTCTCTTTGTCCCTTCAtcattctgctgctgctgttttgacATCTTGATGTTGATGGAGTCCGCTGATGGGTTGGATTTGGGGTCAGCTGCTCTCTTCCTGCCTCTGCCAGCTCCACCTGTTGGTGTCACTGCAGCCTCTTTCTCAGCCCccgcagcagcagccgccgttTTGGGAGGACGGCCGCGTCGTTTGACGGGCGATGCTTCTGTCTCTGCGTCAGGAGTCGCATTCGGATTTGCCTCGTTCTGAGAGACACAATGAGGGTAGTAGTCAAGATAATGCTGCTTAAAGCGACAGCTACTCAAAAGTCAAGAATACACATACATTTGACCTCGGAACCTATAGTGCTATATTTATTAATCTGGATAGTTTTGTTGTTGGTTGCTGAATGTTCGAGGTATCAGTAGAGATGTCAGCCTTCTCTCAAATATAAGGGAACTTAATGGCACTCTGCCTGTAGTGCTCAATGCGccataaacatacattttcaaaagtaatAATGTCTCCTATCAGAAATAAGCACTATTGATAATCCAGACATGTGTTGTGGAGTTTCATGTAGGAACCATTGTCTTTTACCAACAACACTTGTCAACCATAACACAGAGAGCATCATGTTTACATCTCACGCCACAAGCAGAGTATTTTCGAGTTTTATTATAGACAAGGAAGACATCTCGCAAACTCACACAAACCTATCTTTCTTGATAAAAAGCCCTTAAGAtaagaggaaatgtgtgttttgatattgtgtgcTGCTCCTCTCCGAGCTTACCTTCTTCCCCTCGTTGTTCTTGATGACTGGGTTCTCGTTGTTTTCCTGTGCTGGGCTCTCTGATGACTCAGTGGCAGCAGTGTTGTTACTACAAGACATGTTTAATCATTGTTAAAGCCAACATTACTGTTAAACGTTGTGTAAGTCAGccagtgtgttgtttgt harbors:
- the ube2kb gene encoding ubiquitin-conjugating enzyme E2Kb (UBC1 homolog, yeast) — encoded protein: MANIAVQRIRREFKEVLKSEETSKNQIKVELVDENFTELRGEIAGPPDTPYEGGRFQLEIKIPETYPFNPPKVRFITKIWHPNISSVTGAICLDILKDQWAAAMTLRTVLLSLQALLAAAEPDDPQDAVVANQYKQNPDMYKQTARQWSHVFAGAPVSSPDYTRKIDKLCAMGFDKNAVVAALSSKSWDVETATELLLSN